One Mycosarcoma maydis chromosome 9, whole genome shotgun sequence DNA window includes the following coding sequences:
- a CDS encoding uncharacterized protein (related to putative monooxygenase): MAGTNTEYEAVIIGAGPSGIAAACELQRRIGLTKIKIFERGSKFGGTWFHNRYPGAACDVPSRLYSFSFYQKKSWNEFMARQPEMESYLQDTARTFGLDRFAHFNADVYSAEWVEQQTHWRVKYRSVDGHEHGVVTTRVLVNGSGALSVPRECDVDGWQSFKGPLFHSAKWDTSVDLKDKHVVVLGNGCSATQIVPSIAKQVKSVTQIARAKHWYAPTPVNPFSGPAFRWLERNIPGFILLERTIFTLFLDIHFIQAWNREGKAARDRFAASSQLYVSTVAPERYHHLLIPTQQELSVACKRRVFDDAYIPCLNRDNVELVTDQAVKITENEVVLQSGRRLKADVIILASGFKTGETAVQMKVRGRNGKELNEVWRKGGAPQAYRSTLCHDFPNLALLWGPNATTGHFSAIFSIESSVRFMCTIFKPIFLAGPSKLSPLQRSAGHTVDVKQEAQDKEDAMIRHQMKDLIYTSGCKGWYTNADGRVSTLYPGFQLTFAWRSDHPIANDFIYTGLPASTRPSSYWSYFQQIASFFRLGDVPEYRAAKLGQKNWIAKYLLTPLSMFLYRSSLRLLLSIVWIVDNVLFYTRGARDFEKVKQQYLLSK, from the coding sequence ATGGCTGGCACCAACACCGAATACGAGgccgtcatcatcggcgCAGGCCCTTCTGGCATTGCTGCCGCCTGCGAGCTTCAACGCAGGATCGGCCtcaccaagatcaagatctTCGAACGTGGAAGCAAGTTCGGAGGCACCTGGTTCCACAACCGCTACCCCggagctgcttgcgatGTGCCTTCACGCCTCTACTCTTTCTCGTTCTATCAGAAGAAGAGCTGGAATGAATTTATGGCTCGACAGCCCGAGATGGAGAGCTACCTCCAAGATACTGCACGCACGTTTGGGCTTGATCGGTTTGCCCACTTCAATGCAGATGTCTATTCTGCTGAATGGGTCGAGCAACAGACTCACTGGAGGGTCAAGTACCGTTCTGTGGATGGCCACGAGCACGGCGTTGTCACTACACGCGTACTCGTCAACGGCTCGGGAGCGCTCAGCGTGCCACGAGAATGCGACGTCGACGGCTGGCAGAGCTTTAAAGGTCCGCTCTTCCACTCAGCCAAGTGGGACACGTCGGTCGATCTCAAAGACAAACATGttgtcgtcctcggcaATGGCTGCTCAGCCACGCAAATTGTCCCCTCAATCGCCAAGCAGGTCAAGTCGGTTACCCAGAtcgctcgagccaagcacTGGTACGCTCCCACTCCAGTGAATCCCTTCTCCGGCCCCGCCTTCCGTTGGCTGGAACGCAACATCCCTGGCTTTATCCTGCTTGAACGCACCATCTTTACCCTTTTTCTTGACATCCACTTCATTCAGGCTTGGAACCGCGAAGGGAAAGCCGCACGCGATCGCTTTGCTGCCAGCTCGCAGCTCTACGTGTCCACCGTCGCTCCGGAGAGGTACCATCACCTGCTCATCCCGACGCAACAAGAGCTCAGCGTGGCTTGCAAGCGCCGTGTGTTTGACGATGCCTATATTCCGTGCTTGAACCgcgacaatgtcgagctcgtcaccgATCAGGCTGTCAAGATCACCGAGAACGAGGTAGTGCTCCAGTCCGGACGCAGGCTCAAGGCGGATGTTATTATCCTGGCGTCTGGCTTCAAGACGGGCGAGACGGCCGTGCAGATGAAGGTGAGAGGGCGCAACGGAAAGGAGCTAAACGAAGTCTGGAGGAAGGGCGGTGCGCCACAGGCTTACCGTTCGACACTTTGCCATGATTTCCCCAACTTGGCGTTGCTCTGGGGACCCAACGCCACTACGGGTCACTTTTCTGCCATCTTTTCCATCGAGAGCTCGGTACGATTCATGTGCACCATCTTTAAACCCATCTTCCTGGCTGGCCCAAGCAAGCTGTCACCCTTGCAACGATCCGCAGGACATACAGTCGATGTGAAACAGGAAGCACAGGACAAGGAAGACGCCATGATCCGCCACCAGATGAAGGATCTCATCTACACATCCGGCTGCAAGGGTTGGTACACAAATGCCGACGGTCGAGTATCCACGCTCTACCCAGGCTTCCAGCTGACATTTGCTTGGAGAAGCGACCACCCGATCGCCAACGATTTCATCTACACTGGCCTTCCTGCCTCGACCCGACCAAGCTCCTACTGGAGCTACTTTCAACAAATCGCTTCGTTCTTCCGGCTGGGCGACGTGCCAGAGTACCGGGCGGCCAAACTGGGCCAGAAGAATTGGATCGCGAAATATCTGCTCACTCCGCTCTCGATGTTCTTGTACCGTTCAAGCCTccgattgctgctgtcgattGTGTGGATCGTCGACAACGTCTTGTTTTACACACGAGGCGCAAGGGACTTTGAAAAAGTCAAGCAGCAGTATTTGCTCTCGAAGTAA
- a CDS encoding putative carbon source-regulated protein (arabinase): MWTQLKKTLLVAGSFALLSTSGGLASPLRHSSINLTTRADSSYVGYGFYYFIGNGAGQEQIFAAVSRDNSPNSWDVVNSGQPVLVSTVGTKGVRDPSIVRSADGSSFYLLATDLNIGSGTSWSDAAQRGSRSIVVWKSEDDLATWSQPKLVEVIDQRAGSAWAPEALYNEQTGEYDVYFSSQLFAEEDTHHTGASYYRIMRSSTKDFENFSEAQVYVDRHNDSTLDLTFLKTEDSLYRFIKNENPTSDPHPLTVYQEKSSDGTVDGTWTKVTENIGAGVIGANEGPTGFVDNQDASKTWLYVDEYNNRGYVAFNSIDAAQGKWTLDGNAGEPSNHARHGTIIPLNQNQYDVLRSQV, from the exons ATGTGGACACAGCTCAAGAAGACACTTCTGGTAGCTGGCTCGTTCGCATTGCTGAGCACCTCAGGCGGGCTAGCTAGTCCTCTACGCCACTCCTCAATCAAC CTCACGACGCGAGCCGACTCTAGCTACGTTGGCTACGGCTTCTACTACTTTATCGGCAACGGCGCGGGTCAGGAGCAGATCTTTGCCGCCGTCTCGCGCGACAACTCGCCGAACAGCTGGGACGTGGTCAACTCAGGCCAGCCTGTTCTCGTCTCGACCGTAGGAACGAAAGGTGTACGCGACCCGAGTATCGTCCGTTCCGCAGACGGTAGTAGCTTCTACCTGCTTGCAACCGATCTCAACATTGGATCGGGTACCTCGTGGTCGGATGCAGCTCAGCGAGGCAGTCGTTCCATCGTGGTATGGAAGAGTGAGGATGATTTGGCAACGTGGTCGCAACCCAAATTAGTCGAGGTGATCGACCAACGAGCAGGAAGTGCTTGGGCTCCCGAGGCGCTGTATAACGAGCAAACCGGAGAGTACGACGTCTACTTCAGCAGCCAGCTGTTCGCCGAGGAAGATACCCACCATACGGGTGCGTCGTACTACAGGATCATGCGTTCAAGCACCAAGGACTTTGAAAATTTCAGCGAGGCTCAAGTGTATGTGGATAGACACAACGATTCGACGCTCGATCTCACTTTCCTCAAGACCGAGGATTCCCTGTATCGGTTCATCAAGAACGAGAACCCAACTTCTGACCCTCACCCTCTCACCGTCTACCAGGAGAAGTCCTCGGACGGTACAGTGGATGGTACATGGACCAAGGTGACTGAAAACATTGGTGCTGGCGTCATTGGTGCAAACGAAGGCCCAACTGGCTTTGTCGACAATCAGGATGCTAGCAAGACTTGGCTGTACGTCGACGAATACAATAACCGCGGCTACGTAGCGTtcaactcgatcgatgcCGCACAGGGCAAATGGACATTGGATGGCAATGCTGGCGAGCCGAGCAATCACGCTCGACACGGAACCATTATTCCGCTCAACCAGAATCAGTACGATGTACTTCGTTCGCAGGTGTAA
- a CDS encoding putative acetamidase, whose protein sequence is MPSNANFQACNTWQEIAAEHRKQLPIPAAAVSQDPHLTEWAHNANSHYINPSNAKPGPSLSSLLGHPSTKQIWSSELDPLLDGLDATGIVQLTRSGKVSVQDLVQLFLKRACIVHQATNCLSHLFAQQAIQRAKELDAKRALLQEQGRLDQLGPLFGLPMSIKGQMSYGSHGNQRGFVFDVLPDPASHPLVNRNLTRQQVQLLASTQGGYVAEEPVDSSIAKLLLQNDAVILAKTTVPQGIMHLDTTSNLYGQTLNPCNLALSPGGSSGGESALVAGGGSAMGVGSDIGGSIRQPCGVTGLYGIRPTTQRLPYAGIRSTMPGNEAVGSSLGPMAKSLRDLELFMSSLMNQNTRPWDWDHTVLPMPWRKVDTLLQNGASRTKPIIVGVMMEDGVVRPTTPVRRALCNWVEQLNRFASQTDSHLPRIQLRRWNPRDLHRRAWDVIRSLYFMDSGKMFALLAKATGEPLLALTQFILSEPFVRSFTADLDADAARDSTMRKLDELSYSESCANIRIREAFRKEFLQAWNLLELDCLLTPVMGNVAPRPATVTYWGYTSVFNLVDYPGVVFPSGFKADAKADQQFEAVAAGSGEFAYTNKHDWMSEFDKHNTQEYQQHRQVFDGAPVGLQLIGRRYRDEELVKYAELLQHIVGSK, encoded by the coding sequence ATGCCGTCCAACGCCAACTTTCAAGCCTGCAACACATGGCAAGAAATCGCCGCCGAGCATCGCAAGCAACTCCCCATACCCGCCGCCGCCGTTTCGCAAGATCCACATCTCACCGAATGGGCACACAACGCAAACTCTCACTACATCAACCCTTCCAATGCGAAACCCGGTCCCTCTCTTTCCTCACTGCTTGGCCATCCATCTACCAAACAAATCTGGTCttccgagctcgatccCCTTCTCGATGGACTCGATGCAACTGGCATTGTCCAACTCACACGTTCCGGCAAGGTGTCTGTTCAAGATTTAGTACAACTCTTTTTGAAGCGTGCATGCATAGTACATCAGGCTACTAACTGTCTTTCGCATCTCTTTGCTCAACAAGCCATCCAGCGCGCAAAAGAGCTCGATGCTAAGCGTGCCCTGCTCCAAGAGCAAGGTCGACTGGACCAGCTAGGTCCACTCTTCGGCCTGCCGATGAGTATCAAGGGTCAAATGTCCTATGGAAGCCACGGAAACCAACGTGGCTTCGTCTTTGACGTCCTGCCCGACCCTGCTTCACACCCGCTCGTCAACCGGAATCTCACTCggcagcaggtgcagctCTTGGCGTCAACCCAAGGTGGATATGTGGCAGAGGAGCCAGTCGATTCCAGCATTGCAAAGCTACTACTGCAAAACGATGCGGTCATCCTGGCCAAAACAACCGTGCCCCAGGGCATTATGCATCTCGACACGACGAGCAACTTGTACGGCCAAACGTTGAACCCGTGCAATCTCGCCTTGAGCCCAGGTGGTTCGAGTGGTGGAGAGAGTGCGTTGGTCGCCGGTGGCGGTAGTGCGATGGGCGTGGGCTCGGATATCGGTGGAAGCATCCGTCAGCCGTGCGGCGTGACCGGACTATATGGCATCAGGCCTACTACACAGAGGCTGCCATATGCAGGTATACGCTCGACCATGCCCGGAAATGAGGCGGTGGGATCGTCGTTAGGGCCAATGGCCAAGAGTTTGAGAgatctcgagctgttcaTGTCGAGCCTTATGAATCAGAACACTAGACCGTGGGACTGGGACCATACCGTGTTGCCAATGCCCTGGCGTAAGGTGGACACCTTACTGCAGAATGGCGCGTCGCGAACCAAGCCTATTATTGTTGGGGTAATGATGGAGGACGGTGTCGTTCGTCCGACGACGCCTGTGCGACGTGCGCTTTGCAACTgggtcgagcagctgaaTCGGTTTGCTAGTCAAACAGATTCTCATCTGCCACGCATTCAACTTCGACGTTGGAACCCGCGTGACCTGCACCGTCGTGCGTGGGACGTGATCCGATCACTCTACTTTATGGATTCTGGTAAGATgtttgctctgctcgccaaAGCTACTGGCGAACCGCTGCTCGCTCTGACGCAGTTCATCCTATCGGAACCCTTTGTCCGTTCCTTCACGGCtgatctcgacgccgacgctgctcgCGACTCGACAATGCGCAAACTGGACGAACTGTCCTACTCTGAGTCGTGCGCCAACATTCGCATCCGCGAGGCGTTCAGAAAAGAGTTTCTGCAAGCGTGGAACCTGCTCGAACTCGACTGTCTGCTGACTCCTGTCATGGGCAATGTGGCGCCCAGACCGGCAACAGTTACATACTGGGGCTACACGAGCGTTTTCAACCTGGTCGACTATCCAGGAGTGGTGTTCCCGTCCGGTTTCAAGGCGGATGCCAAGGCTGATCAGCAATTCGAAgccgtcgctgctggtAGTGGCGAGTTTGCCTAcaccaacaagcacgacTGGATGAGCGAGTTCGACAAGCACAACACGCAAGAGTATCAACAGCACAGACAAGTGTTTGACGGTGCTCCGGTAGGCTTGCAGCTGATTGGACGCAGGTACAGGGATGAAGAACTGGTAAAGTATGCCGAGCTACTTCAGCATATTGTAGGCAGCAAGTGA